The following coding sequences are from one candidate division KSB1 bacterium window:
- a CDS encoding phosphoethanolamine transferase CptA, producing the protein MNHRRGEKLGWILGWAGASLWIGVLAIVFLFQRKLFAAALGILLWLTAMATVFFFAPWRFPDTRYRRLMAGPYAVLCIGIVWAIWAFDAFSSFKWSILWWLPLLLLPILNVGKRTWNQS; encoded by the coding sequence ATGAATCATCGTCGAGGGGAAAAGCTCGGCTGGATTCTCGGCTGGGCAGGCGCGTCCCTTTGGATCGGCGTATTGGCGATTGTTTTTCTTTTTCAGAGAAAGCTGTTCGCGGCAGCTCTTGGGATTTTATTATGGCTCACGGCAATGGCGACGGTTTTCTTTTTTGCTCCCTGGCGTTTTCCTGACACCCGCTATCGTCGATTAATGGCTGGGCCCTATGCAGTGCTTTGTATCGGGATTGTCTGGGCGATCTGGGCTTTTGACGCTTTTTCATCTTTTAAATGGAGTATCCTGTGGTGGCTGCCGCTGCTGCTGTTGCCGATTCTCAACGTCGGCAAACGCACTTGGAACCAGTCTTAA